The Tachysurus fulvidraco isolate hzauxx_2018 chromosome 19, HZAU_PFXX_2.0, whole genome shotgun sequence genomic sequence GGAGCCATTACCAGGTCACCTTTTTCCCACAGCTCGGTGGAGAGCTTCAAAGGGTGCTGAATTTATGGCTTGCATTAGCCCATATCTTAGGAACAATGTTCTCAAAGGAGGCAGACAAACCCTTCGTACCTCCCTCCCATTCTCCAAACTCTGCGCTCAGAGAGCACAAATTGGCTACTTATTGCTCACTAGATATTTCCCAAGTTCAggatttctgtttcttttcttcttcttttttttttgtggagggggaaaaaggaaTCGGAGAAAATGAAACACTCGGGAAAGAGTTGGCTTTGTAATGGAAGGTTGAGCTCAGTATTGGACCATGACTTGACGTTAGAGAAAAATAGTCCCCCATCAGGTGTAATCCTTTCTTTCTCAGAACCTGTTGTTAGACAATTCAGCTCTGTCGAGTTCAAAATTTCAAGCTCTAATACatgtatatctatattttttacttcttttgtTGCAGGTCAGATAAGAAATTTGATTCTGGCTCAGGTATGTTTCTACAAATCCCTCTAACCAGAACAACAAGCTGCATATTAAGGATGTGCATATCTAATGTATAAATCTCTTAGCATCCAGTTTATAAATTATTCATCAACATCCTGTATAATTGTTTTATATCATAATTCTGAAATTAAAAATCTTccttttaattgcattttttagTCATATAGAAGTGCTacactttaaaaatgaaatacgTGTTCATATCTATGCAAAACTTTCTGCCTTTGAcccctctctctatttctctctgtgttgCTCATACTCCTCTGAAGGGAGAGGTTAACCTTTTTGCCCTCTTTATGGTTGATTGCAAGGCCGAATGTGTATTCAGTCTGCTGTCTAATAAGGCAGTAATTGCGGGCTACAAAGGTTCACATTCTTATTAATCTACTTGCATGAAGTAGGCTAACATACTGACTTTAATAAGCTCAAAAAATATCCAGCCagttattttaatgaacacTATCTGTGTCTCTGAGATTAATGTATTGCCAGTAAACTTGAAGGTTGCTGTCATTTGTAATCCTTTGGAAATTCCCAGCACTTAGTTTGTTCACATTAAACAATGCTATTCCATTTCAATTGCAATTAGTGCATAACTgagcaggatttatttatttgtttgtttgtttgtttgtttgtttgttaaatcagACTGGATATGCGGTATATGTCTCATTTACAGGAACTATGATTTAAAGCTTTATACCAATTCTTTGCATTTAAGTAGTTTTAAGCTTAGTTAGCCCTCTGCAGTGTGTTAAAGGTCACAGGCATAGGCTCAGTAAAAAGTATTATTTCAAATtcgtttagatttttttgtggCAGAGCATGACACAATACGAATACTATTCTGGGAACAGTTTGTTAATGTCTCACAGCTCTGCAATCCAAAACATTTTCTCTTGTGGTGTTATGTACGCTATTTTTATTCCGTCTCTGTTCAACCTACAACCATGCATGAATTCCCCACAGAAAACAACCTGTAATAGGAAACATGTGGGCCCACAGTGAAAAATAGGATTTTTCCTTGCACCGAGTGATTTCTGTCTTTGCTACAGAGACCAGAGCCAAACCTCCTGCGTTGTGTGCAGACTATGTCGCAGGCCAGCCTCATATAGACTCAATTTCCTGTTTTGTTAGAGCACAGCTACACTGCTCCATTCACTGCTGTGCTTAGTCCTCTGATAAAACTCCATTAGTTCAATGCAGAAACGATCTACTGGGATTCTCCTGCTCTGACTCATAGGATTTCTATATTCCCCCGAGAGCTTCCTGTGTCTGAGTGGAATTTTGTGGCTTTGTAGTTGTGGCCAAGCACTGCCTCCCTAGCTAAGGAGGAGGAAAGGGAAAGAGGGTGGCTGAAGCGTGCTGGGTCTGGGATGGGGGAGCAGCAGAGCAGGGAGGGGGTGAGGAACTGCCTGGTGCCTTAAAAACAGATATCATCGCAACGATGAGTCGTCTCCTATGAGCCTAGACTCTGTCATGATCACATCAATAATGCTACTTCTGCTAAAGATGCGACTGTGCAACCTGGAGCAGCTTTGTGTCAATGAGTGCTCACGCTCCATGGGATCCCTGGGATAAGCCCCTGTTGATGTTCAGCATATGGTCTCAACAGTCAGGGCCCCATGTCTAGCTGGCTGAAAGGAAAAAGCCTCTAGAATTACCAGTGCATGGTACCGCTTAGCAATTAAAAAGGAACATGCTGTTGGTTATTGAACTTGGGGTGAACAACAGGATAAAGCTGGGGAGGTGGAAACTTGAGGGAGGTTTCTTTTCAACACAGATCTCTTCTCCTGCTTCCCTATACcatcttttgttttataaatatgttttaatctgttttgaATCAAGTCGAACTTAAGGATAGTGTGACCAGGGCTTGCTGTGTcagatatttttcatttttacatgcGCTTTGCCTGCCAACTTTTACTTCATATACTCTGAATCATCGGCTGTTGTGAATGACTAATTCAGACTCATATTGTTTCAAACTGTTCTGAGTGACTTGAGAACTTGCAAGAGTCATAGATATGAAGCAAATTTACCTGGAGCAAGATCATTTAATGCTCTTTCTGTTCATATTAATGTAGAAATTTTGCTGGTGAAAACGACATGTACAAATATGTTTGCTGAAGCAACATGAGAGTAAGAGCTCCACAACTTCCTCTCCTCCAGACTCTCCAGCTACCCAGGAAGCCATAAGGAGGACCACCCATGAGCCTGCGTGGCTGTTCTTTCCATTTGCTCCTCTTTTAGAGAGCTGAAATTCTCCACATTAAAGCCATGCTGTACAGAGATAGCCTGCCGCACCAAGAATTTGGCAGATATTTTCTGTGACTTCATTTTGACTTCcaagttttttttcccaagaCTTTAACCTCTTGTATCAGCGTTTAGTGTGTAGAAGCTTTCACCATATTCATGCGCCATTTTTCTTAGAcgtttacattacatttgtatttgtgtcatGTGCATGAGTCATCTCCTGTCAAGGTAAATGTAAAAAGCTACAGGACAATCTATGCTTCTTATTCTCTGTAATATGAAAATCCTGACACTCCGAGCATGCTGATGCATGCTTTATGTTTAATAAAGGCCGCTGCTTCATTCTGTCCTTTAATTACAAGGCAAGCAAAGATCTCACcaagtaataaaaagaaaaatggagagGGGGGTATGCCAAACATCTAGTCTGGAGTgagttacaaaaataaatgctttgcGGCGGTTTGGCAAGGTTAGATAAAAAGACACTCCAAGTGTTaagacagagagggaaaagCCAAGATGTAGTAGGGGGATTCCATTCTATCAGTGCTTCCAGGTTAGAATGAAAACAaggataaatatatacacacgcaccAGAGTTTCAGATTTACAGTGCTTACCACAACATCCTtccattttctttactttttttttttatttttatcaggaTGGCCATCATTTTTTGATCTGATCAAAGAGGATTCAATATCACTGACTGATGACTTCTCTTATGGCATGCACAGAGTGGAGGCTAGCTGCAGTCAGGTACATTACTTATGATCCAGCAAACAAAATACACATGATTTACAACAGGAATGTAATGGATGGAtcagtagatagatagaatcGAATGCTAACGTGATCAAAGTCTATACAAGTGAACTTAACCTTTGTGTATTTTCAGTGTGGTGCTCACCTTGGACACCTCTTTGACGATGGCCCTCGGCCTACTGGGAAACGCTACTGCATAAACTCCGCCTCGCTCAACTTTCAGCCAAAAAACGCTGCTTCTGAAGAGGCAGAACCAAGTGGTGCCACAGGCCAATCACCATCTTCTAGTAAAAGTGAGCTTTGAGGGGAAATTCACTAGACCAGTGAAGTATAAGAACAATTATGTTTATCTTTAGAGTTCACTCCCGGATGACCAGATTCAGGTCAAGCCTGATGCATTACAGGTGAAGCCTAGCAATAAGCCTGGTATGTCCTCCACCAACCAGAAAGCTTTTCAGTAGCAGTCTTTAAACAGCGTAATTTCAATGGCCTTGACTGATATGCTCTACTAGTCAGTCACCCATAAAAGTTCCCCTATAATAGAGATGCATGTTATCTGAAATGTCTCTCCTGGAAGTCTGCTGTATGCTACTGCTTTTCACAATCTACCAGTGGATTTGATAGAGCAAGACTATGAACTGTGAGATTTGTCTTCTCAAAAATATAGTGGAACATTGTTGTTTGGaaatgaactatatatatatatatataaaatgtactttCAGAGAGCGATGTGTTGTTTTTGAAGTGATATTTGATATCAGGAGGTCGTGGGTTTAAGGAAAATGCTATGCAAAGTGCTCCTGTGAGCGGTAAAATAAACACCAAGTAGAGAACAAAGCattctttcaaataaaatggaacATATGACAAATGTTTAGTCTGAACACAAATGTAGCCTGACTTTTAAGGGTGGGTTTTTGTCTTCCTGCTTGTGGTGCCTCTTTTACTTCATGCCTTGACTATTTTTGGGGGGTTTTCATTCACAGACAGTGTTGACAATTGTGATTAAACTATTACTGAATCCTATTTGGCATACCTTGTGTTTGTGAATTCATCTGAACATGTAAAGGCACGTACCTATAAAACATCAGGTATAAATGTGCGAGTGCATAGGAATGACtttgttttataatttatttctaaCCAAAACAGTTCAGTACAATGTGGAAGGCTTTAACTCTGGAGGGGAAAAAgaacaaacatgcaaataattggggtatttaaatgtataatctTTCAGCTTGATCATAATAATGAAAGGAAATAAACTTTAATCTAGATAGCCTAGAACAGTTTGAACCCATTTACAATTTTCCACATAAGTAGAAATTTATAACAATAATCTAACGTCAATTTAAAATGACCACTTTTATTAGCCAGACTTTTCCCACACTGACCTTGTTTGCATTTATAACTGATAATATATGTTACCTGAGTTCAGAATTTCACATTGAGCAGTATATGGCCCAACTCCAAGCCTATCAGAGGGTTGAACTATATCAATATTTATCTGTTGTTTCACTTCCCTTTGAAGCTCTTCGGCAGAGAGCTTTTAGTTTCTTGAATGGAAGGTCAATGTTTGTTCGGGTGCTGTTTAAATGTGTCACAGAAGTGCTGAAGAGACCAACATGACGTTACTCGTGGAACTGATAGCACACCAGtcaaaatgaacagaacctGCATGAGGTCCTGCATGAggcatttttcttatttaagaaaATTAGAAAGAGGCAAATAAAAACAGCTCAACCAAAAAACGTTGTTACCTTTTTCTATTATTCATGGTCAACATCAATGTTCATGTTCACTCCTTTTAATTCTTTGGTTATATTGCAAAGAATAGTTTTCAGGCTTACAGGTCAAAGACCTTTTCAGCTTATATTTTGGTCCACTATCAAAGTGTCAGGAGAATGTCACCTCAACATAGTATTGCAGAGAAGGCCCAGGTACCctgagattttatatatatcacAGGATGGTGGTAGTCTTGGTGGGTGGCTGGGAGTGCTCCAGAGCTCTGCAAGGTGACGTAAGCTTTGCTCACCACCCTCTCTGCTCTACTGCTGTTTAGAGAACAGAGTGGCCACCCTTACTCCGTGAGTGTGGGAAAAGTCGTCCAACGGGTCCGGCGCTGAGAGTGTTTAGGTTACGAATGCAATAAAGAATATTTACAAGTCAGGTATGTTTAGACTGGGGGACGATGGTGTAGAGAAAGGCCTTTGGCTGAGGGTATAGATTTTGAGGGTTGGGCAGCTGGAGTCTCTCAAGCCAATTTTCAACATCATGTCGTCTTTCCCCAAAAAGCAAACAATTGTCGTTTACAGGGCGGCAATGATCATGAAAGACATTTTATGGATGTCACAAAATATGTGGTGTCTTTTAAACCAGTGCCGCTAGTCTGCTTATTATCGCCGTTAAACTTTGAAATTGTTACAACCTGGAAATCCTTCTAGGGGAATACTGTTCTGACAGCACAGGTATCTCTCAGATGGTTCctctttaattaatttttactgTGCCACTATAGTGTGACTGTGTTAAGTTGGCATTAGGAAGTACCATGGATGGGTTAGCCCAAACATAAGGACACATAACAGCAGTACTACCATTACAAAACACAGTCTGGGAACTCTTAAGATCTCCAGGATGTTCACCACATAAACATGTACCTACAATTCTGGAGCCACTACTGGTCATGCAGACCAGacctgtgggatgtggtagacaAGTGGTTAAGGGGTTTGACAACTGCTTGGAAGGCTGTGAGCTTGAATACAAGGTcacccaagctgccactgctgggccccagaGCAAGCTCTTAatccttaattgctcagttgtataaaaaaacaagaagttagttgctctggataacggCGTCTGTCAAATGCAGACCTAAATCTATATATGTTCACAACAGCTTTGCTTAGACTGTGAAAGTCTTCACAAGGATTTCATTAAAGATTTATAGGAGTTTTGTTGGCCTTATTCCAGATGTACAACATTTTGTATTTGAAGCAAGATTTAATGGAATCAAagctaatttaaaaatatttcaaggTCAATACATTTGGTGGACGCCCTTATTCAAGGCAACTTTTATCTCAAATGTACAGCTGAgggacttgctcaggggcttaggcatggcagcttggtgatcctgggatttaaactcacaacctttcaagcagtagaccaacaccttaaccactgagctactataTCCCACTTCCCTAAGCTTTGTTCCACCGTTAGACACTATATGGACAAAGGTTTGTGGAtgcctgaccatcacactcctATGTGGGCCTTCACCATatcacaaagttggaagcacacagaTGTGGTGGATGATGGTGATATTAGATACAGTAGGAGGGTGCGACaatagttaaataaaacaattagagCTGATCAATATGTCATAACCTGAGgtctcatttaaaataaacaaacgtataaatgaaaaaatcacatctgtaagttgctctggaaaaGGCATAAATGTAagctgtaaatgaaaataatatttaggcaaatacacacacccagacaaG encodes the following:
- the msrb3 gene encoding methionine-R-sulfoxide reductase B3 isoform X3 — its product is MARHILRMLTPVATLQYLRPTMNIGRLLNVTSPILLGTCRTKTTWPKIFSQEELKKRLTPMQYHVTQEKGTESAFRGDYTDHKDEGTYMCVVCGTPLFTSDKKFDSGSGWPSFFDLIKEDSISLTDDFSYGMHRVEASCSQCGAHLGHLFDDGPRPTGKRYCINSASLNFQPKNAASEEAEPSGATGQSPSSSKSEL
- the msrb3 gene encoding methionine-R-sulfoxide reductase B3 isoform X4; the encoded protein is MSGFNLLHLVTKNQPVKLKACGLPSGTCRTKTTWPKIFSQEELKKRLTPMQYHVTQEKGTESAFRGDYTDHKDEGTYMCVVCGTPLFTSDKKFDSGSGWPSFFDLIKEDSISLTDDFSYGMHRVEASCSQCGAHLGHLFDDGPRPTGKRYCINSASLNFQPKNAASEEAEPSGATGQSPSSSKSEL